In the genome of Coraliomargarita algicola, one region contains:
- a CDS encoding acetyl-CoA hydrolase/transferase family protein codes for MPTVSTYPIITAAEAADLINNRDIIGFSGFTPAGAAKDIPTAIAARAKQEHEAGRDFKIGVVTGASTGDSLDGELARANAVLFRTPYQSCKDLRAQINKGETCFYDMHLSMLPQAARYGFLGKIKFAVVEAAAVSDEGEIVLTTSVGASNTFCNVADKILIELNEAHPAGLEGLHDIYEPLDPPHRREVPIYSCSDRCGSPVLKVDPAKIVGIVKTNRPDEVGGFKETDEVTKKIGENVATFLADELKAGRIPKEFLPIQSGVGNIANAVLGALGANPNIPPFEMYSEVIQDSVIGLMRSGDIKFGSATSLTVSPPVLKEVYEDLEFFKQRMVLRPQEISNHPEVVRRIGVISINTAIEADIWGNINSTHVMGNNLMNGIGGSGDFTRNAYISIFTCPSVAKGGAISTIVPMVAHLDHSEHSVQVLITDQGIADLRGKDPAERAREIVDKCAHPDYHDQLHAYFDDVKDGHTPQTLRTAFAMHEAFMEKKDMRGVDWSSKYSK; via the coding sequence ATGCCAACAGTAAGCACCTATCCAATCATCACTGCCGCAGAGGCAGCTGATCTTATTAACAACCGCGACATCATCGGTTTCAGTGGATTCACTCCAGCCGGTGCTGCCAAGGACATTCCGACTGCCATTGCAGCTCGTGCCAAACAGGAGCACGAAGCGGGACGCGATTTTAAGATCGGCGTGGTGACTGGTGCCTCGACCGGCGATAGCTTGGATGGCGAGTTGGCACGTGCCAATGCGGTGCTCTTTCGCACACCTTATCAAAGCTGCAAGGACCTGCGGGCGCAGATTAACAAGGGGGAAACTTGCTTCTACGACATGCACCTTTCGATGCTGCCACAAGCCGCACGCTATGGTTTCCTTGGAAAGATTAAGTTTGCCGTGGTTGAAGCGGCTGCGGTTAGCGATGAGGGCGAGATTGTGCTCACCACCAGTGTGGGTGCTTCCAATACATTCTGTAATGTGGCGGACAAGATTCTGATCGAGCTCAACGAAGCGCACCCTGCTGGGCTTGAGGGCTTGCACGATATTTATGAGCCATTGGATCCACCGCATCGTCGTGAGGTGCCGATCTATAGCTGCTCCGATCGCTGTGGTAGCCCCGTGTTGAAAGTCGACCCTGCAAAGATCGTTGGTATCGTCAAAACCAACCGCCCGGATGAAGTCGGTGGCTTTAAGGAAACCGATGAGGTGACTAAGAAAATCGGTGAAAACGTGGCGACCTTCCTCGCAGACGAACTAAAGGCCGGCCGTATTCCTAAAGAGTTTTTACCGATTCAGTCGGGCGTAGGTAATATTGCCAACGCGGTGCTTGGCGCGCTGGGGGCCAATCCGAATATTCCTCCCTTCGAGATGTATTCCGAAGTCATTCAGGATAGCGTCATCGGCCTGATGCGGAGTGGTGATATTAAGTTTGGTAGTGCCACTTCATTGACCGTATCGCCACCTGTATTGAAGGAGGTGTATGAAGACCTAGAGTTCTTTAAGCAACGCATGGTGCTGCGTCCGCAGGAAATTTCCAATCACCCTGAAGTGGTGCGCCGTATCGGTGTGATTTCGATCAACACAGCGATCGAAGCCGACATATGGGGGAATATTAACTCCACACACGTGATGGGGAACAACCTCATGAACGGGATCGGTGGCTCTGGCGACTTTACCCGTAATGCGTATATTTCTATCTTCACTTGTCCCTCGGTCGCCAAGGGAGGCGCCATTAGCACTATCGTGCCCATGGTCGCTCACCTCGACCACAGTGAGCACAGTGTGCAAGTGCTGATCACCGATCAAGGTATTGCGGACTTGCGTGGTAAAGATCCCGCCGAGCGTGCGCGTGAAATCGTGGATAAGTGCGCTCACCCGGATTATCATGATCAATTGCATGCCTATTTCGACGATGTCAAAGATGGCCATACGCCACAGACGCTCCGTACCGCTTTCGCTATGCATGAAGCCTTCATGGAGAAGAAAGACATGCGCGGAGTGGATTGGAGTTCGAAGTATAGCAAGTAA
- a CDS encoding sodium ion-translocating decarboxylase subunit beta gives MIDLLHRLYGNTGFGYLDWRMFVMWAVVCVLLYLAVYKKFEPLLLVPIAFGAILANLPTQGIINKPAAIVRSPDAGEIVYVAAQAGQSVYLNAVEKVMPTTVGDLDPDTLQLILDGEVVEGFGEGTLLYILRTQESVVSEKKPIELKFNEHSFRLSDTLVWAESSGRVVENSVQAGEHVVKGQAMGELHSDHTGGLFHYIQMGILLEIFPPLIFLGVGALTDFGPLIANPRVLLLGAAAQFGVFGTFMGAQLLGFSTEASGAIGIIGGADGPTSIFLANSLAPELLAPIAVAAYSYMALVPVIQPPIMRGLTTEKERKIRMKSLRPVSRLEKLVFGVIVTIACILLVPPASPLIGMLMFGNFLRECKVTERLNKAAQNELINIITIFLGSSVGITMTGDRFLRTETLGILVLGVGAFAVATASGILMAKFMNLFSKNKINPLIGSAGVSAVPMAARVSQVEGQKADPGNFLLMHAMGPNVAGVIGTALVAGFFLTMFGGTH, from the coding sequence ATGATCGATCTCCTTCATCGACTTTACGGAAACACTGGCTTCGGCTACCTCGACTGGCGCATGTTCGTCATGTGGGCAGTCGTTTGCGTGCTCCTTTACTTGGCTGTCTACAAAAAGTTCGAGCCACTTTTACTGGTGCCGATCGCCTTCGGTGCCATTCTGGCCAATTTGCCGACCCAGGGCATTATCAATAAGCCGGCGGCAATTGTGCGTAGCCCCGATGCCGGGGAGATCGTCTATGTCGCTGCGCAAGCAGGGCAGAGTGTTTATTTAAATGCGGTGGAGAAAGTCATGCCCACAACAGTGGGTGATTTGGATCCTGATACACTGCAGTTGATTCTGGATGGTGAAGTCGTCGAAGGCTTTGGCGAGGGCACTTTACTTTACATTTTGCGCACTCAAGAAAGTGTCGTCAGCGAGAAGAAGCCGATAGAACTTAAGTTCAATGAGCACAGCTTTCGTTTGAGTGATACACTTGTTTGGGCAGAATCCTCGGGCCGTGTGGTCGAAAACTCTGTTCAAGCGGGGGAGCATGTGGTGAAAGGACAGGCCATGGGTGAGCTGCACAGTGATCACACCGGTGGACTCTTTCACTACATTCAGATGGGGATCTTGCTGGAGATCTTTCCTCCACTTATTTTCCTAGGGGTCGGTGCTTTGACCGACTTCGGGCCACTCATCGCGAATCCACGTGTATTGCTGCTCGGCGCTGCGGCACAGTTCGGTGTTTTCGGCACCTTTATGGGGGCGCAGTTACTCGGTTTTTCCACTGAGGCCTCCGGAGCGATCGGTATCATTGGGGGGGCCGACGGGCCGACTTCTATTTTCTTGGCCAATTCACTGGCGCCTGAATTGCTCGCTCCCATTGCAGTGGCAGCTTACAGCTACATGGCATTGGTGCCAGTCATTCAACCGCCGATCATGCGTGGTCTCACCACTGAGAAGGAACGTAAAATTCGCATGAAGAGCCTGCGTCCAGTCAGTCGCTTGGAGAAGCTTGTATTCGGTGTGATCGTGACTATCGCTTGTATTCTATTGGTGCCACCTGCCTCGCCTTTGATCGGTATGTTGATGTTTGGTAACTTCCTGCGCGAGTGTAAGGTGACTGAACGCCTCAATAAAGCCGCTCAGAACGAGCTGATTAATATCATTACCATTTTCCTCGGTTCCAGTGTGGGGATTACCATGACTGGTGACCGTTTCCTACGCACAGAAACACTCGGTATTCTGGTGCTCGGTGTGGGCGCGTTTGCAGTGGCCACTGCGTCCGGCATTCTTATGGCGAAGTTTATGAATCTATTTTCCAAAAATAAGATCAATCCGCTCATCGGTTCTGCAGGTGTGAGCGCCGTGCCGATGGCCGCCCGTGTCAGTCAAGTGGAAGGCCAAAAAGCGGATCCAGGCAACTTCCTGCTCATGCATGCGATGGGCCCTAATGTTGCTGGGGTGATCGGAACGGCACTTGTCGCCGGATTCTTCCTGACCATGTTTGGCGGCACTCATTAA
- a CDS encoding biotin/lipoyl-containing protein, which yields MKRLNITVEGKTYEVEVEILDEGGAVAAPAPRRASSGGSSRVAAPVAAPKPAPKAAPVAAGAGGAVTSPLAAVVVSIDVNVGDAVEEGQKLVTLEAMKMNTIVVAPAAGKVTAILAKAGDGVEEGQALVEVA from the coding sequence ATGAAACGCTTAAATATAACAGTCGAAGGCAAGACCTACGAAGTTGAAGTCGAAATTCTAGACGAAGGTGGAGCCGTCGCTGCACCCGCGCCACGTAGAGCCAGTTCGGGAGGCAGCTCACGTGTGGCGGCCCCGGTAGCTGCGCCTAAGCCCGCGCCTAAAGCCGCACCTGTCGCTGCAGGTGCTGGAGGTGCGGTGACCAGTCCATTGGCGGCGGTCGTAGTCTCCATCGATGTCAACGTCGGCGATGCCGTCGAAGAAGGCCAAAAGCTGGTTACACTCGAAGCGATGAAAATGAACACCATCGTTGTCGCCCCTGCCGCTGGCAAGGTCACTGCCATTCTTGCGAAGGCCGGCGACGGCGTCGAAGAAGGTCAAGCATTAGTCGAAGTCGCCTGA
- a CDS encoding OadG family transporter subunit, which yields MYSTLAQVSAAAPVESPSTANVVVVGFLFVMIVLALLAAVTSCIGAFFIKQAARDAAKAAEAAQKASEANSKPAANSSVSTTSAPAAAPAAVEADDSEDPALLAVIAAAVHTVIGDRPHRVVSVRSTGPGWAQEGRRQIFSSHRVR from the coding sequence ATGTATTCAACGCTCGCACAAGTCAGTGCTGCAGCGCCAGTGGAGAGCCCTTCGACGGCAAACGTCGTCGTTGTTGGCTTCCTCTTTGTGATGATCGTCCTCGCGCTATTAGCTGCGGTGACATCGTGCATCGGCGCTTTTTTTATTAAACAAGCCGCACGTGATGCTGCCAAGGCTGCCGAGGCGGCCCAAAAAGCAAGTGAGGCTAATTCGAAGCCAGCAGCGAATTCGTCTGTAAGCACGACCTCTGCCCCCGCCGCGGCTCCCGCAGCCGTGGAGGCTGATGATTCTGAAGATCCGGCACTGCTCGCGGTGATCGCTGCGGCGGTCCACACCGTGATCGGGGATCGTCCACACCGGGTCGTTTCGGTTCGCTCGACGGGGCCCGGTTGGGCTCAAGAGGGGCGTCGTCAAATCTTCTCCTCACACAGAGTTCGCTAA
- a CDS encoding acyl-CoA carboxylase subunit beta, with protein sequence MAIDPKLLEELRERRQIARNAGGADKLAKRKEKGLMGARERLEMFFEPGTFQEFGMHAQHSCHRFGMEKKQLPYDGVVCGSGLVDGRAVAAYAQDFTVSGGSLGRIHAKKICDLMDFAHEAGMPVVGVNDSGGARIQEGVDSLSGYGQVFFKNVLLSGVVPQIAVIAGPCAGGAAYSPALTDFLIMTKENSNMFICGPDVIKSATGETAQLEQFASAAAHASISGNIHLVADDDSHAMELTAKLLSFLPSNNISDPPHEFPDLDMSEDPQMNEIVPASGKEALDVMAVIDRLVDDGDFFEIMPDFARNIVVGYARIEGLVVGIVANNPMVKAGTLDIDSSDKGARFIRTCNIYNIPIVTLVDVPGFMPGLAQEQGGIIRHGAKMLFAYAASTVPKITLIMRKAYGGAYLAMCSADLGADMVFAWPTAEIAVMGGEGAARILFRKEIKEADDPKAKAAELCEAYRNEFSSPYQAASNAMITDVIEPSQTRPAIALALRNTLNKRDTRPPKKHGNIPL encoded by the coding sequence ATGGCTATTGATCCAAAACTTCTCGAGGAACTGAGAGAGCGTCGTCAAATTGCCCGCAATGCGGGGGGCGCAGATAAGCTAGCAAAGCGTAAGGAAAAAGGACTGATGGGAGCTCGCGAGCGCCTGGAAATGTTTTTTGAACCGGGCACATTTCAAGAGTTTGGCATGCATGCTCAGCACTCCTGCCATCGTTTTGGCATGGAAAAAAAGCAATTGCCATATGACGGTGTCGTCTGTGGCTCGGGGCTGGTCGACGGTCGTGCGGTTGCGGCCTATGCGCAGGACTTTACCGTGAGTGGTGGTTCTTTGGGCCGGATTCACGCCAAGAAAATATGCGATCTGATGGACTTCGCGCACGAAGCAGGCATGCCTGTGGTTGGGGTGAATGACTCCGGGGGGGCACGTATCCAAGAGGGCGTTGATTCGCTCAGCGGCTATGGGCAAGTCTTCTTTAAGAATGTGTTGCTTTCCGGTGTGGTGCCGCAAATTGCTGTCATCGCCGGCCCTTGCGCAGGTGGGGCGGCGTATTCGCCCGCACTTACGGATTTCCTTATTATGACTAAGGAAAATTCCAACATGTTTATCTGTGGTCCCGACGTCATTAAATCGGCCACTGGGGAAACTGCCCAACTGGAGCAATTCGCTTCGGCTGCTGCTCATGCCAGCATCTCGGGTAACATTCACCTGGTCGCTGACGATGACTCGCACGCCATGGAGCTGACAGCCAAGTTGTTGTCCTTCCTTCCTAGCAATAACATCAGCGATCCCCCTCACGAATTTCCTGATCTCGACATGAGCGAAGATCCGCAGATGAACGAGATCGTGCCAGCTTCGGGCAAAGAAGCGCTGGATGTGATGGCGGTGATCGACCGCTTGGTCGACGACGGTGACTTCTTCGAGATCATGCCTGATTTTGCTCGCAATATCGTAGTGGGCTATGCTCGGATCGAAGGTTTAGTCGTCGGTATCGTTGCCAATAATCCAATGGTAAAAGCGGGCACACTCGACATCGACAGTTCCGACAAGGGTGCTCGTTTCATCCGTACATGTAATATTTATAACATCCCGATCGTGACGTTGGTCGACGTGCCCGGCTTTATGCCTGGTCTTGCGCAAGAGCAGGGCGGCATCATCCGTCACGGTGCCAAAATGTTGTTCGCATACGCGGCTTCAACTGTGCCAAAGATCACATTGATCATGCGCAAAGCCTATGGAGGTGCTTATCTCGCGATGTGCTCTGCTGACCTTGGGGCCGATATGGTCTTTGCATGGCCCACTGCGGAAATCGCTGTGATGGGGGGCGAGGGCGCTGCCCGTATCCTCTTCCGCAAGGAAATCAAAGAGGCCGACGATCCCAAGGCCAAGGCCGCCGAGTTGTGTGAAGCCTATCGCAACGAGTTTTCCTCTCCGTATCAAGCCGCTTCAAATGCGATGATTACCGATGTGATCGAGCCTTCGCAAACACGTCCGGCAATCGCGCTGGCTCTGCGTAATACTCTAAACAAGCGTGATACACGTCCACCTAAGAAGCACGGTAACATCCCGCTATAA
- the mce gene encoding methylmalonyl-CoA epimerase, producing MITKIDHLGIAVNSLEESIKYYEEALGLHCHGQEEVESQKVKTAFFEAGEVHIELLEPTSPDSPIAKFLEKNGEGIHHVAFATDGIEAQLKKASDAGLRLIHEVPIDGAANKLVAFLHPKSTHGVLTEFCQPK from the coding sequence ATGATTACAAAAATTGATCACCTCGGAATCGCGGTTAACAGCCTCGAAGAATCCATTAAGTATTATGAAGAAGCGCTTGGTCTGCATTGTCACGGGCAAGAGGAGGTTGAGTCTCAAAAAGTGAAGACGGCTTTCTTTGAGGCGGGCGAGGTGCATATTGAGTTGCTGGAGCCGACTTCGCCGGACAGTCCGATCGCCAAGTTTCTGGAGAAGAACGGCGAGGGCATTCACCACGTCGCTTTTGCGACAGATGGCATCGAGGCGCAGCTGAAGAAAGCCTCGGATGCAGGTTTGCGCTTGATCCATGAGGTGCCGATCGATGGCGCTGCTAACAAGTTGGTCGCGTTTCTCCATCCTAAATCAACTCATGGCGTTCTAACTGAATTTTGCCAACCTAAATAG
- a CDS encoding methylmalonyl-CoA mutase family protein: MKTDKQANQPLLSEFPATSAEEWRDAAEKLLKGKPFDKVMTRQTPEGIRLEPIFRKEVLAGLPAAETLPGFDGYLRGTSATGYRNEPWEIAQELPYGTPSEFNDAARADLMRGQNALNVLLDIATLKGMDPDTAKSGEVGACGLSIACLKDIETAFNEIMPEAVSFHIRTGCAGLTVGALFFAWLKKQGADLKKIKGSLGMDPIAVKAASGQLPANISELLSEQAIMANFCSKEAPGIRAVGISSLPYHQAGASSVEELAICLATGATYLNEMIERGMSVDDAAQQIRFSFCIGPNFFMEIAKLRAARALWAQLVKAFGGNAESQKIVMHARTGLYNKTQKDPYVNMLRTTTEALSGAIGGVDSMCVGNFDEVTREPDTFSRRISRNTQIILQEECELTAVVDPAGGSWAVEWLTNEVSEKTWELFQAIEAEGGMDQALKSGFIAKTIGATAKQNEALLGARRTSLVGTNVYPNLEEKALESRIPDYAEVRKQRAREIAAARMELDEASDAAVMEALGKIVDSSGDDLMPILIQAVEAGATIGEISKTIRASVAPGEAITPLPTTRLASKYEALRSASARFAEKTGRAPAIFLTNLGPLRRHKARADFIKGFFQAGGFEVISPAGFDTPADAVSALTESEAGITVVCGTDDDYVEKFADYAKAIKAALPEMQVLLAGFPGDNEAAYKEAGMDDYIFIKSDNYELNRRYLTGLGVL; the protein is encoded by the coding sequence ATGAAAACGGATAAACAAGCCAACCAACCACTCCTCTCAGAGTTTCCTGCTACCAGCGCTGAAGAATGGCGCGACGCCGCCGAGAAACTATTAAAGGGCAAGCCTTTCGATAAGGTGATGACTCGTCAAACGCCCGAAGGCATTCGCCTGGAGCCCATTTTCCGCAAGGAAGTGCTCGCCGGACTCCCCGCAGCGGAGACCTTACCGGGCTTCGACGGATATCTGCGCGGAACCTCTGCAACAGGCTACCGCAACGAGCCTTGGGAAATCGCCCAAGAGCTCCCCTACGGCACACCGAGCGAGTTTAACGATGCAGCCCGAGCCGACTTAATGCGTGGCCAAAATGCGCTCAACGTGCTACTCGACATCGCCACACTGAAAGGCATGGACCCGGACACAGCAAAGTCTGGTGAAGTCGGTGCATGCGGCCTCTCAATCGCATGCCTCAAGGACATCGAAACCGCCTTCAATGAAATCATGCCCGAAGCTGTCAGCTTCCACATCCGCACCGGTTGTGCGGGTCTGACCGTCGGCGCGCTCTTCTTTGCGTGGCTTAAAAAGCAAGGTGCTGACCTAAAAAAGATCAAAGGCAGCCTGGGAATGGACCCGATCGCGGTCAAAGCGGCCTCGGGCCAATTACCTGCCAATATATCTGAACTGTTGAGCGAACAAGCCATCATGGCCAACTTCTGCTCTAAGGAGGCGCCTGGCATCCGCGCCGTCGGCATCTCCTCGCTCCCCTATCACCAAGCGGGCGCCTCTTCCGTCGAAGAACTCGCAATCTGCCTGGCGACCGGAGCCACTTATTTAAACGAAATGATCGAACGCGGGATGTCGGTCGACGACGCTGCACAGCAAATCCGCTTCAGTTTCTGCATCGGCCCGAACTTCTTTATGGAGATTGCCAAGCTGCGTGCGGCACGCGCACTGTGGGCACAGCTGGTCAAAGCCTTTGGCGGCAACGCCGAATCACAGAAGATCGTCATGCACGCTCGCACAGGGCTCTACAACAAGACCCAAAAAGACCCCTACGTCAATATGCTACGCACCACCACCGAGGCCCTCAGCGGCGCAATCGGAGGCGTCGACAGCATGTGCGTTGGCAACTTCGACGAAGTCACCCGTGAGCCTGACACCTTCAGCCGCCGTATCTCGCGCAACACCCAAATCATACTGCAAGAAGAGTGTGAACTGACCGCAGTAGTCGACCCCGCTGGTGGCTCATGGGCCGTCGAATGGTTGACCAATGAAGTCAGCGAGAAGACATGGGAACTATTCCAAGCCATCGAAGCCGAAGGCGGCATGGACCAAGCACTCAAGAGCGGCTTCATCGCAAAAACAATTGGCGCCACAGCCAAGCAGAACGAAGCCTTACTGGGCGCACGTCGCACCAGCTTAGTCGGCACCAACGTATATCCTAACTTGGAAGAAAAAGCGCTGGAATCCCGCATTCCCGACTATGCAGAAGTGCGCAAGCAACGTGCTCGCGAAATCGCAGCTGCACGTATGGAGCTGGACGAAGCCTCCGACGCCGCCGTGATGGAAGCACTCGGCAAGATTGTCGACTCCAGCGGCGACGATCTCATGCCGATCTTAATTCAGGCAGTCGAAGCCGGTGCCACCATTGGCGAAATCAGCAAAACCATCCGCGCCAGCGTCGCCCCCGGCGAAGCGATCACACCGCTGCCTACCACCCGCTTGGCCAGCAAATACGAGGCTCTGCGTAGCGCCTCCGCCCGTTTCGCGGAAAAGACAGGTCGCGCGCCAGCCATCTTCCTTACGAACTTGGGACCACTTCGCCGCCACAAGGCACGCGCCGACTTCATCAAAGGCTTTTTCCAAGCGGGCGGTTTCGAAGTCATCTCACCCGCGGGCTTTGACACACCAGCAGACGCCGTGTCCGCACTCACCGAGTCCGAAGCCGGCATCACAGTAGTCTGTGGCACCGACGACGACTATGTCGAAAAGTTTGCCGACTATGCCAAGGCGATCAAAGCCGCACTGCCCGAAATGCAAGTGCTACTGGCAGGCTTCCCAGGCGACAATGAGGCCGCCTATAAGGAAGCGGGCATGGATGACTACATCTTCATCAAGTCCGATAACTACGAACTAAACCGCCGCTACCTCACGGGGCTGGGCGTGCTCTAG
- the scpA gene encoding methylmalonyl-CoA mutase yields the protein MKPDFKNISYEAPKPAATREEWSAQVEKETGKSVKELVTETMEQIDVDPLYGKDAYQGMEHLDYTAGVAPFLRGPYATMYAFRPWTVRQYAGFSTAEESNAFYRRNIAAGQQGLSVAFDLATHRGYDSDHPRVTGDVGKAGVAIDSILDMNVLFDQIDLSKVSVSMTMNGAVLPVLAFYILAGLEQGCKLEELAGTIQNDILKEFMVRNTYIYPPTPSMRIIGDIFEFTSQKMPKFNSISISGYHMQEAGATADLEIGYTLADGLEYLRTGTEAGLDIDAFAPRLSFFWAIGKNYFMEIAKMRAARCLWAKLVKQFNPKNPKSLALRTHSQTSGWSLTEQDPFNNVTRTCIEAMAAACGHTQSLHTNALDEAIALPTDFSARIARNTQLFLQEETGMTSFIDPWGGSYYVEALTKELMDKAWAHIQECEQYGGMTKAIEEGIPKLRIEEAAARRQARIDSGKETIVGLNKYRLEKEDPLEILDIDNTAVRDSQIERLKKLKAERDNDACQAALKAITHSMETGEGNLLELAVEAARCRASLGEISDAVENVVGRYKAKIRSISGVYAKEFGTTTIMEEVKELIEKFETEEGRRPRIMIAKMGQDGHDRGAKVVATGYADLGFDVDIGPLFQTPEETARQAVENDCHLVAMSSLAAGHKTLLPELIAELKKLGREDIMVVCGGVIPAQDYDYLYEQGAKAIFGPGTVIPDSAKKMLDLLLAE from the coding sequence ATGAAACCTGATTTCAAAAACATCAGCTACGAAGCACCCAAGCCAGCCGCCACACGGGAAGAATGGAGTGCTCAGGTAGAAAAAGAAACCGGCAAGTCCGTCAAAGAGCTCGTGACCGAAACCATGGAGCAAATCGACGTCGACCCGCTCTACGGTAAGGATGCCTATCAAGGCATGGAGCACCTCGACTACACAGCCGGGGTAGCCCCCTTCCTACGTGGCCCCTACGCCACCATGTATGCCTTCCGCCCCTGGACCGTACGTCAATACGCCGGCTTCTCCACTGCGGAAGAGTCCAATGCCTTCTACCGCCGTAATATCGCCGCGGGGCAACAAGGCCTCTCGGTCGCCTTCGACCTCGCCACACACCGTGGCTACGACTCCGACCACCCACGTGTGACTGGGGATGTTGGTAAGGCCGGTGTTGCCATCGACTCGATCCTGGACATGAATGTGCTCTTCGATCAAATCGACCTCAGCAAGGTATCTGTTTCCATGACTATGAACGGCGCGGTGCTGCCCGTGCTGGCCTTCTACATCCTGGCTGGTCTGGAACAAGGCTGCAAACTGGAAGAGCTCGCCGGCACCATTCAGAACGACATCCTGAAGGAGTTCATGGTGCGCAACACCTACATTTATCCGCCCACACCATCGATGCGGATCATTGGCGACATCTTCGAGTTCACCTCGCAAAAGATGCCCAAGTTCAACTCGATCTCCATCTCTGGCTACCACATGCAAGAAGCCGGCGCCACCGCCGACCTCGAGATTGGTTACACCTTGGCAGACGGTCTGGAATACCTTCGCACCGGCACCGAGGCGGGCCTCGACATCGACGCCTTCGCACCACGTCTCTCCTTCTTCTGGGCCATCGGTAAGAACTACTTCATGGAAATCGCCAAGATGCGCGCCGCGCGTTGCCTCTGGGCGAAACTGGTCAAGCAGTTCAACCCCAAGAACCCGAAGTCACTGGCGCTACGCACACACTCCCAAACTTCCGGTTGGTCACTCACCGAGCAAGATCCGTTCAACAACGTGACACGGACTTGCATCGAGGCCATGGCCGCTGCTTGTGGACACACTCAATCGCTCCACACCAATGCCTTGGACGAAGCCATCGCTCTGCCGACCGACTTCTCTGCACGTATTGCGCGTAACACCCAGCTCTTCCTACAAGAAGAGACTGGCATGACTAGCTTCATCGACCCATGGGGCGGCAGCTACTATGTCGAAGCGCTCACTAAGGAGCTCATGGACAAAGCCTGGGCACACATCCAAGAGTGTGAGCAATACGGCGGCATGACCAAAGCGATCGAAGAAGGCATTCCAAAACTTCGGATCGAAGAAGCCGCCGCACGTCGCCAAGCACGGATCGACTCCGGCAAGGAAACCATCGTGGGCCTCAACAAGTATCGCCTCGAAAAAGAAGACCCACTGGAGATCCTCGACATCGACAACACCGCCGTGCGCGATTCACAAATTGAGCGCCTGAAAAAGCTCAAGGCCGAACGCGATAACGACGCTTGCCAAGCCGCCCTCAAAGCGATTACCCATAGCATGGAAACCGGCGAAGGTAACTTGCTGGAGCTGGCAGTGGAAGCCGCACGTTGCCGTGCCTCACTGGGAGAAATCTCCGACGCCGTCGAAAACGTAGTCGGCCGCTACAAGGCCAAGATCCGCTCCATCAGCGGCGTCTACGCCAAGGAATTCGGAACCACAACGATTATGGAAGAAGTTAAAGAACTCATCGAAAAGTTTGAAACGGAAGAAGGCCGCCGCCCTCGTATCATGATTGCGAAAATGGGCCAAGACGGTCACGACCGTGGTGCCAAAGTGGTGGCCACCGGCTATGCCGACTTAGGCTTCGATGTGGATATCGGCCCACTCTTCCAAACACCGGAAGAGACCGCGCGCCAAGCCGTGGAAAACGATTGCCACCTGGTCGCCATGTCCTCGCTGGCCGCAGGTCACAAGACCCTACTGCCCGAGCTGATCGCCGAACTTAAAAAGCTCGGCCGTGAAGACATCATGGTGGTCTGCGGTGGTGTCATTCCCGCGCAGGACTACGACTATCTCTACGAGCAAGGCGCCAAAGCCATCTTCGGCCCCGGCACCGTCATCCCTGACTCCGCCAAGAAAATGTTGGATCTGCTACTTGCAGAATAG